The stretch of DNA ATCAAGTCTGCCTGCAGCATTGATTATCCCCGCGACAGGTTCGAGGTTCAGGTGCTGGACGATTCCACAGACGAGACTCAGGGATTGTGCCGCCGGCTGGTGGATGACTACCGAAAGCAGGGGGTGGAGGTGGTATATATCCACCGTGACGACCGGACCGGCTTTAAGGCCGGGGCTCTGCGGGCCGGCCTGGATGTTGCTCAGGGAGAGTTTTTGGCCATCTTCGACGCGGATTTCATCCCTCCGGTCGATTTTTTAAAAAAGATGATGCCCTATTTTTCCCACGACCGGGTCGGCGTAGTGCAGTCCCGCTGGGGGCATCTTAATGATAATTGCTCCTGGCTGACCAGGGGGCAGGCCATCGGGCTGGACGCCCATTTCGTGATTGAGCACGGGGCCCGCAACTCCTCAGGCATATTCATGAACTTCAACGGCACCGCCGGCATCTGGCGCAAGGCTTCCATCATCGATGCCGGGAACTGGCAGGACGACACCCTGACCGAGGATATGGACATATCATACCGGGCCCAGCTGGCCGGCTGGAAGTTCGTCTATGTCAACGATGTGGTCTGCCCGGCCGAGGTGCCGGTCGACGTGCATGGCTTCAAGAGCCAGCAGTACCGCTGGGCCAAGGGAGCCATTCAGACCGCCAAAAAACTCCTGCCCAGGATATGGAAGGACCGGAGCCTCCCCCTGTTGGTTAAATGGGAAGCCACGGTCCATCTGACCAATCATATCGTCTTTCCATTGATGCTGCTTCTCTCCATACTTTCCTGGCCGATGCTGATTATCAAGGTTACCGAATCGGCCTCCCGAGGGTTCTTCATCGGAGCCGCTGCGTTCACTATTTGCGCGTTCAGCTATCCCCTGTTCTATATCTACGCCCAGCGGGAGATATATCCCGACTGGAAACGACGGGTGATGTCCCTGCCGATACTGATGGCCGGGGCGGTGGGGCTTTCGGTGATAAATACTAAGGCGGTTTTCGAAGCGCTTTTCAACCGGCAGAGCGGATTCATCAGGACCCCGAAGTACAATCTGAACGGCAAGAGCCGCAACTGGCAGCAGAAAAAATACCGGGCCAAATTCGAATTCACCGTGATCTTCGAGATCCTGTTGGCGGTCTACACCACCTTCGCTCTATGGTACGCCATCGACCATGCCCAGCTGGCCACCATCCCTTTCATGCTGCTGTACTGGTTCGGATTCCTGTTCATAGGAGGGCTGTCGTTGGTCCATGCGGTCAAGAACTGATCTTATCTTGATATTTGGGCTTGAGAGATCAAGCCCTTTTTAATTTACCAAGGCAGCAGCATCGGCAACTTTCAGGATATTGATTTGAGCAAGCATTTAAGACATATGGCCGGGATGTCCCTGGGCACCCTGTTCTCCAGGGTTACCGGATTTGTGAAATGGGCCTTCATGGGCGCGGTGCTGGGTTTCACCCCTATAGCCGACGCCTACAACCTGGCCCATATCCTGCCCACCATGATCTATGAACTGATACTGGGGGGGATCCTGTCGGCGGTCTTCATCCCGGTGGTGGTGGAGCAGTTGTCGTCCCAGGATAAGGAACAGGCCTGGAGAAATATCAGCCAGATATTCAACGCCGCCCTGATCGCCCTGGGGGTGACCACCCTGATCTGCTGGATAGGTTCCCCGCTATTAGTGTACCTCCAGACCCTCAAGGCCGGACCGGAGATACGCCAGCAGGTGCTGTTCTTTTTTATCTTCTTTGTTCCTCAGATCTTTTTATACGGGCTTTCAGCCCTGGCCGGCGGCATTCTGAACGCCCGGGACAGGTTTATGGTGGTGGCCTTTGCCCCGGTGGTAAACAACATCATCGCAATCGCCACTTTGGCGGCCTACCGCTGGGTGCCCGGGTTTGGAGTGGTGGGGCTGGCTTTGGGGACAACCATGGGCGTTTTGGCCCAGGCCCTGGTCCAGTACCCCAGTTTGAAAAAGGCCGGATGGCAATACCATTTCAGTATTAATTTCAAGCATCCGGCGGTCATCAAAATAGTCAAGCTGTCGCTGCCGGTGCTGGCCTATGTCATATTGAATCAGATAAATCTGACCGTCCAGAACAACCTGGCCATCAACTTTCAGGGCGGGGTGTCGGCCCTGCAATACGCCTTTGCTTTTTATGTGCTGCCCCACGGGCTTTTTGCGGTATCCATAGGAACGGTGCTGCTTCCCGGACTTTCGGAGTTGGCGGTTAAAAAGGACTGGCCGAGATTCGCCGGCATCGTGGAGAAGGGTATCATCTGGAGCGCCATCGTTATTATCCCGGCCTTGGTTATCTACCTGACCCTGAGCCTGCCTATCGTTCAGGTGCTGATGCAGCGGGGCCGTTTTACCTTACAGGATACCAAGTTGATGGCCACCGTCCTGTCCTGCTATTCCCTGGGGCTGTTCTCCTTTACCATATACCTCTTTCTGAACCGGGTCTTCTATTCCCTGCAGGACACCATCACCCCGCTGGCACTGAATTTCATCGGCAACGCCTCCAATACCATCATCAATTTTGCCCTTATCGGGCTACTGGGGATTCCCGGGCTGGCTCTGGGGCATGCCTCGGCCTATACCATCATTGCCGTGATAAGCCTGTGGCTTATCAAAAAACGTTTGCCCGATATCAGGCTGGGCCATGTTTCTCGCTCCCTGATAAAAATAACTGCGGCTTCCCTGTTGACCGGAGCTGCGGCCTTTTTCATGAATAACCTCTGGCTCCAGCAGATGGGTCCGCTGGGGCTGTGGCCCAAGGCCGGTATTTTGACCGGGTTCCTTTCGTTTTTGATCCTGCTCTACCTTGCTGTCGCCAAGCTTTTCGGGTTGGCTGAGATGAACGAAATCGTTCTGATGATTAAAAGAAAAATAACCCCAGGAAACAGATAGAAACAACCGGAAGCCGGAAATGTCCGGCTTTAATTTTTGGAATCAATAGAGCAATTACCATGGAGAAAAGATACCTTCCCGATTACAACGGCGGTAGCATCGTGAACCTGATGGCCAGCATTGCCGGAAGGTTCGGGCATAAAACCGGGTATGCCCAGCTGAGGCAGCTTCCGGCCAGCGCCCTGAAACCCTATAAAAAGATCATCCTGCTGGTGCTGGACGGGCTGGGATATCATTTCCTGCAGAAGCATGGGGAGAACAGCTGGCTGAAGGAAAATCTCTATGCCAGGATGACATCGGTGTTTCCCTCGACCACGGCCAGTAGCATCACCAGCTTTGCCACCGGCCTGCCCCCGGATCGTCATGCCATCACCGGATGGTTCGTCCATCTGAAAGAGCTGGGGGTGGTATCCAAGGTCCTGTTCTATCAGCCGCGTTTCGGCGGCAGTAAATTCACCGGAGCCGGGATCGATCCCCAAAATCTTATCGGCGGCCGGCCCCTGTTCGATAAGTTAAAGGCTGAAAATTTTATTGTCACCCCCGGGTTCATAGCTGAAGGACCTTTCTCCAAAGCCACCCGGGGCCGGGCCATTCCGATACCATATGAGGACCTATCCGGCCTTTTTTCCGGAATGAAGAAAGCCCTGAACAAATCCAAAGGGGAGACTTTCATCTCCGCCTATTGGCCGGAGATCGACCATTTGTGCCATCTGCACGGAACGGATAGCCCCAAGGCAAAGGCTCACTTTCACAAGCTGGATAAAAAGATCGCCTCCTTTTGGCAGTCGGTTAAAAGTGATGATGTCCTGCTGTTGATTACGGCCGATCATGGCTTGATAGATACCCCCCCACAAAAAGTTATTGAGCTTAAGGCCCATCCGGATTTGAATCAGTGCCTGGCCCTGCCATTATGCGGCGAACCAAGGGTGGTTTATTGCCATGTCCATCCCGATAAAGTAGCGCAGTTCAAAAGATACATTTCCTCTTATTTGGGAGAGGCCTGTAAATTATATTCAAGGTCCCAGATAATTAAAAAGGGCTTTTATGGCCCGGGCCCGCCCGATCCGCGGCTGATCGAAAGAATAGGGGATTTCGTGCTGGTAATGAAAGACGGTTGGTGCCTGAAGGATTTTATTTTAGGCGAGGAAAAAGTTTACTTAAAGGCCAACCACGGCGGAACCACCTCCCATGAGATGCTGGTGCCGCTGGTAAAGGCATTATGAAAATAAAAACATTTTCTCCTTGAAAAATATACCAAATAGAGCTATCATATCCATACATAATAAAGCCCGTCGTTCATTTAAATAATTGCGCCAGTGACTGACAGTTAAAATAAAAACTGTTTAAAAGGAGGGTGGATAAATGAGGAGAATATTTTCCTGCTTATTGGCCTGGTCTATGCTGGCAACAATGGCCGGCTGCGGAGGCGGCGGGCATTACCTGGCTGCCACCAAGCCGTTGGTGGAACAGTATCAACAAGCGCTGGGCCGCTTGTCGGAATTCGAAAAACAGCCCTATTCCACGCAACGGGCCACCTTGGATTTCTATCAAAAATTCTCCCAGGATATGGCCCAGATCAAAACGGGGTTTTGCCTCCAAGCGAACTGTGTGGATAAAAAACTCAGTGCTTTTCATGCCGATTTCATCAGGCTGTTGAATATTGCCGATCTGATGGCCCAGGCCATCAGCAACGACCTGCTTCGTTACCAGACGGTAATTGCCGGCACTAAATTCAAAAATGCCGGCCAACGCAGGGCCGAGGTGCAGATCATCTCCGACAAGTGGGAGGCCAAAGCCATTGCCGCCAGGGAGGCCTACTCCGCCGAGCATGGCAGGCTTATCTCGGACATCACCGATAAATACCAGATCCGGCTGGCCCCGGCCGGCAGCAACCCCTTGATCGCCGATCTCAAAAAAACTTTTAAATAGCGACAGGGGCAGGGGGCAACGGGAAGAAAATTGTTCTTCCCGTTTTTCTTTTGACAAATGCCTGCGGCATCGGTTAAAATTAACATATGAAAAGATATCTGCTTCTGGTCTGGCTGTTCATGATCCCCGCCACCGTTCCCGCCCAGGAGCCGGCGGGTGCGGTACAGCAGGCTTTGATGCTGGGGGAGTGGCTGGAATACGACAGGGCCCTGGATGTCTTGAACGCGATCCCCGTCGATTCCCTCTCGCAGTACAATAAAATCAGGCTGTTGATCCTGGCC from Candidatus Edwardsbacteria bacterium encodes:
- a CDS encoding alkaline phosphatase family protein yields the protein MEKRYLPDYNGGSIVNLMASIAGRFGHKTGYAQLRQLPASALKPYKKIILLVLDGLGYHFLQKHGENSWLKENLYARMTSVFPSTTASSITSFATGLPPDRHAITGWFVHLKELGVVSKVLFYQPRFGGSKFTGAGIDPQNLIGGRPLFDKLKAENFIVTPGFIAEGPFSKATRGRAIPIPYEDLSGLFSGMKKALNKSKGETFISAYWPEIDHLCHLHGTDSPKAKAHFHKLDKKIASFWQSVKSDDVLLLITADHGLIDTPPQKVIELKAHPDLNQCLALPLCGEPRVVYCHVHPDKVAQFKRYISSYLGEACKLYSRSQIIKKGFYGPGPPDPRLIERIGDFVLVMKDGWCLKDFILGEEKVYLKANHGGTTSHEMLVPLVKAL
- the murJ gene encoding murein biosynthesis integral membrane protein MurJ; translation: MSKHLRHMAGMSLGTLFSRVTGFVKWAFMGAVLGFTPIADAYNLAHILPTMIYELILGGILSAVFIPVVVEQLSSQDKEQAWRNISQIFNAALIALGVTTLICWIGSPLLVYLQTLKAGPEIRQQVLFFFIFFVPQIFLYGLSALAGGILNARDRFMVVAFAPVVNNIIAIATLAAYRWVPGFGVVGLALGTTMGVLAQALVQYPSLKKAGWQYHFSINFKHPAVIKIVKLSLPVLAYVILNQINLTVQNNLAINFQGGVSALQYAFAFYVLPHGLFAVSIGTVLLPGLSELAVKKDWPRFAGIVEKGIIWSAIVIIPALVIYLTLSLPIVQVLMQRGRFTLQDTKLMATVLSCYSLGLFSFTIYLFLNRVFYSLQDTITPLALNFIGNASNTIINFALIGLLGIPGLALGHASAYTIIAVISLWLIKKRLPDIRLGHVSRSLIKITAASLLTGAAAFFMNNLWLQQMGPLGLWPKAGILTGFLSFLILLYLAVAKLFGLAEMNEIVLMIKRKITPGNR
- a CDS encoding glycosyltransferase; translation: MSGLEITLLVVYGLLMGVLSIYSFHAYLMVYLYRKNRGSHQKHQKTYSEWPRITVQLPIFNEQYVVERLIKSACSIDYPRDRFEVQVLDDSTDETQGLCRRLVDDYRKQGVEVVYIHRDDRTGFKAGALRAGLDVAQGEFLAIFDADFIPPVDFLKKMMPYFSHDRVGVVQSRWGHLNDNCSWLTRGQAIGLDAHFVIEHGARNSSGIFMNFNGTAGIWRKASIIDAGNWQDDTLTEDMDISYRAQLAGWKFVYVNDVVCPAEVPVDVHGFKSQQYRWAKGAIQTAKKLLPRIWKDRSLPLLVKWEATVHLTNHIVFPLMLLLSILSWPMLIIKVTESASRGFFIGAAAFTICAFSYPLFYIYAQREIYPDWKRRVMSLPILMAGAVGLSVINTKAVFEALFNRQSGFIRTPKYNLNGKSRNWQQKKYRAKFEFTVIFEILLAVYTTFALWYAIDHAQLATIPFMLLYWFGFLFIGGLSLVHAVKN